One Salvia splendens isolate huo1 chromosome 1, SspV2, whole genome shotgun sequence genomic window, ccctatcCGCCACCACTCTTCCTCCCTAGCtactctcttcctcctcttcctcttccaccAAGCCCTCCGGCCTCCTCCCTTGCCACCACCTCCACCAGAACCTCCCCCGAGCCCACCACCAGCTCCACCGCCGCCACCTAGCCCACTACCAGAACCTCCCCCAAGTCCATCACCAGCTTTGCCCCCGCCACCTAGCCCTCCACCAGCACCTCCCCCAATTCCACCGCCACCAAGGCCACCTCCACCACCAAGCCCTCCGCCGCCACCAAACGTGTCCTTCTCAAGCCTCCTACCATCAGCCAACCCCTACATTTCTCAAGCCTCATACCATCGGCAAAGCAAACAACCCCACCAACAACATCATAGCAAACACCCCTCCATTTCTCAAATTCCTCCCCATTGCAccacaattaaaaaagaaaCGATTAACTATTGATGTGTTTGTTATGCTCCAATAAAagctttgattttatttataaatttacctTCTACTTGACCTTTCCTTTTTCCGACCCCCTCTTTCCCGTTTCTCACTTTCTTCAAATTCCAGCAGCGGAGCTTCCTCCGCCGGCGACAGAGGCGGCTTCGGAGCTGGGATTCAACATACCCAAATCTTTGTAAAATCTCCTGCTCGATCTCCCCTTCCTCAAAGCTGCACCCTTGCTCACCACCCTCTTCACAACCTCCTCCGGCGGCAACCCCGCCATCGGTTCTACCGGAAAATTTTTACCACCACAATGGGTCTACACATAATACGACGTCGTTTTAGCTGTAGAAAACGACATCATTTTAAGAATTTCCTACGATCTCCACTTCATCTTTCCGGCTTGCCACGTAAGCTAGTTTTCAATCGGAAAACTACAGGGTCGGGTCAAATGGCAAATACTAGCAACCTGATAAAGTTCGTGACATTATACGCCAATTTTTTAGTTTATGGGAAAAACTAAAATTTGGCaaaaagttcatgacttttaaggcagtttgctctatatataattatgaatGAGTGTATTTTACACATACGCATGACTCGTTT contains:
- the LOC121786685 gene encoding acanthoscurrin-2-like, whose amino-acid sequence is MAGLPPEEVVKRVVSKGAALRKGRSSRRFYKDLGMLNPSSEAASGLADGRRLEKDTFGGGGGLGGGGGLGGGGIGGGAGGGLGGGGKAGDGLGGGSGSGLGGGGGAGGGLGGGSGGGGGKGGGRRAWWKRKRRKRVAREEEWWRIGLGTVQLRTVLK